One Methanoculleus sp. 7T genomic window carries:
- a CDS encoding 5,10-methylenetetrahydromethanopterin reductase produces MTTYGIEFVPGAVNVKQVVTYTKLAESKDIDFAWITNHYNNRHAYPTLAMIAANTDTIKMGPGIMNTFTDTPAAIASFMATLNEISDGRAVLGIGPGDLSTLPKLAIDPAKPVARLKEGVVQIKKLLAGEEVKKTGEMEFFDYDGAKLTGVTLPGKKGIPVYIGAQGPKMLELAGEIGEGALINASNPKDFQIAIPIIKKAMAAVDKKKFDVGAYTAMSIDKDEKKARNAAKIVAAFIAAGSPPPVLQRHGLDMNNVAKIKEALGRFDFKTVGGLVGDKEIDAFTIAGTPDMVKQKCEDLTKAGVTQIIFGSPLGPDMTNSIRLLGKYIV; encoded by the coding sequence TTGACTACATATGGAATTGAATTTGTGCCTGGAGCAGTCAATGTCAAGCAGGTGGTAACCTACACCAAGCTTGCAGAGTCGAAGGATATCGACTTTGCCTGGATTACCAACCACTACAACAACCGCCATGCATACCCGACCCTCGCCATGATCGCGGCGAACACCGACACCATCAAGATGGGACCGGGTATCATGAACACGTTCACCGACACCCCGGCAGCCATTGCATCCTTCATGGCTACCTTAAACGAGATCTCCGACGGACGTGCCGTCCTCGGTATCGGACCCGGTGACCTCTCGACGCTCCCGAAGCTTGCCATCGACCCCGCAAAGCCCGTCGCCCGCCTGAAAGAGGGTGTCGTCCAGATCAAGAAGCTCCTCGCCGGTGAGGAAGTCAAGAAGACCGGAGAGATGGAGTTCTTCGACTACGACGGTGCCAAGCTGACCGGCGTCACCCTGCCCGGCAAGAAGGGCATCCCGGTCTACATCGGTGCCCAGGGACCCAAGATGCTCGAGCTCGCCGGTGAAATCGGTGAGGGAGCCCTGATCAACGCGTCCAACCCCAAGGACTTCCAGATCGCCATCCCGATCATCAAGAAGGCAATGGCGGCGGTCGACAAGAAGAAGTTCGACGTCGGCGCCTACACTGCCATGTCCATCGACAAGGACGAGAAGAAGGCCCGGAACGCCGCAAAGATCGTGGCCGCATTCATCGCCGCAGGCTCCCCGCCCCCGGTTCTCCAGCGCCACGGACTCGACATGAACAACGTCGCCAAGATCAAGGAAGCCCTCGGGCGCTTCGACTTCAAGACCGTCGGCGGCCTTGTCGGCGACAAGGAGATCGACGCCTTCACCATTGCCGGAACCCCCGACATGGTCAAGCAGAAGTGCGAAGACCTCACCAAGGCTGGAGTTACCCAGATCATCTTCGGCTCGCCTCTCGGCCCCGACATGACCAACTCCATCCGCCTGCTCGGCAAGTACATTGTCTAA
- a CDS encoding tubulin/FtsZ family protein, whose amino-acid sequence MRVLAIGLGGAGSRIVDKLHDHDRRSKVCCMSAVAIDIDPNSLVQLRYLPDPARIFFPPVDAIDPGDITNLIDIEEVMTRIQSMDTMEIDAILLCCGLGGNVIDIAPLIIEEIRKSYVEPLFSLAVLPCLDEGKRVSAKAADDLDMLQELTDAVILFDNETWSQKIKAAAAADEKEDSGLVGQIRRSPLTQGLNPRTHYDMLNERIARQIGLLLRAGEFNEFGIDAAEVVLDAGEVLNTLKGMGFVAVGYATERLPAGWLDFIYRRRSLKYFIQGSHEKAARIVSLAKKAVYEEVSVPCDLTSAEKALVLIAGPSAELSMKGFQTVRKWIDRSIAGLEMRSGDYPVKNTSFVGIIIVLSGLSNVPRIEEIREIRTEYRLECEEERLRAEEEERLREEEANRVPEEEDAPYFASPLESAFLEESGYMAEPTAEKDEMIEFAGGGRSDQRSKDDTIDMLPKAEKKQDDGAIILPPKPGGRVVDLAGSASVSSSVPAPKNSVFSPKGISIDKTAPKDDAVVYSASVQPVQRPKDGALNGDTVSLDPGLRPSDGILDEPGLRMRGAAPAPKDNLLGHAGRGLDRGGPRPKEVDPSRGRLEVIDAVKQRPESRDKKPEEDQGSDGGITWM is encoded by the coding sequence ATGCGAGTGCTGGCGATCGGGTTGGGTGGCGCCGGGTCACGGATTGTGGATAAACTCCACGACCACGACCGGCGAAGTAAAGTCTGCTGCATGAGTGCGGTAGCAATCGACATCGACCCGAACTCCCTCGTGCAGCTCCGTTACCTCCCTGACCCCGCCAGGATCTTCTTTCCTCCCGTCGACGCTATAGACCCGGGCGACATCACGAACTTGATCGATATCGAGGAGGTGATGACGCGGATCCAGAGCATGGATACGATGGAGATCGATGCCATTCTGCTCTGTTGCGGACTCGGGGGTAACGTCATCGATATCGCCCCCCTCATCATCGAGGAGATCCGGAAGTCCTACGTGGAGCCGCTCTTCTCTCTCGCCGTCCTGCCGTGTCTGGACGAAGGGAAGCGGGTCTCGGCCAAAGCCGCCGACGATCTCGACATGCTCCAGGAACTCACCGATGCCGTCATCCTCTTCGATAACGAGACTTGGTCGCAGAAGATCAAGGCCGCGGCAGCTGCGGACGAGAAGGAAGATTCCGGCCTCGTGGGTCAGATACGCCGGAGCCCGCTTACTCAGGGACTGAACCCGAGGACCCACTACGATATGCTCAACGAGCGGATCGCCCGCCAAATCGGCCTTCTCCTCCGCGCAGGGGAGTTCAACGAGTTCGGCATCGACGCCGCCGAGGTGGTCCTCGATGCCGGAGAAGTCCTCAACACCCTGAAAGGGATGGGGTTCGTCGCGGTCGGCTACGCGACCGAGCGCCTGCCGGCCGGATGGCTGGACTTCATCTACCGGCGGCGGTCGCTGAAGTACTTTATCCAGGGTTCGCACGAGAAAGCCGCCCGAATCGTATCGCTTGCCAAGAAGGCGGTCTACGAAGAGGTATCGGTTCCCTGCGACCTGACCAGCGCCGAGAAGGCGCTGGTGCTGATCGCCGGCCCATCGGCGGAACTCTCGATGAAGGGGTTCCAGACGGTCAGAAAGTGGATCGACCGGAGCATCGCGGGGCTTGAGATGCGATCCGGCGACTACCCGGTGAAGAACACGTCGTTCGTCGGGATCATCATCGTACTCTCGGGATTGTCCAATGTCCCCCGCATCGAGGAGATTCGGGAGATTCGGACCGAGTATCGGCTTGAGTGCGAGGAGGAGCGGCTGAGAGCCGAGGAGGAAGAGCGGCTGCGTGAGGAGGAGGCAAACAGGGTGCCGGAGGAAGAGGACGCACCGTACTTCGCTTCCCCCCTCGAATCAGCGTTTCTTGAGGAGAGCGGCTACATGGCAGAACCTACAGCAGAGAAGGATGAGATGATCGAGTTCGCGGGCGGCGGCCGGAGCGACCAAAGAAGCAAGGACGATACCATCGATATGCTCCCGAAGGCCGAGAAGAAGCAGGACGACGGGGCTATCATCCTCCCGCCGAAGCCGGGCGGGAGGGTGGTCGACCTCGCCGGGTCGGCCTCGGTCTCCTCGTCTGTGCCTGCGCCGAAGAATTCCGTCTTCAGCCCGAAAGGGATCAGCATCGATAAGACAGCCCCGAAAGACGATGCAGTGGTCTACTCCGCATCGGTACAACCGGTGCAGCGCCCGAAGGACGGGGCGCTCAACGGCGATACGGTCTCGCTCGACCCCGGACTGCGGCCGAGCGACGGTATTCTCGACGAGCCCGGCCTCCGCATGAGGGGAGCGGCCCCAGCGCCGAAGGACAACCTGCTCGGCCATGCCGGGAGAGGCCTTGACCGCGGCGGCCCCCGGCCGAAGGAGGTCGATCCCTCGCGCGGCAGGCTCGAGGTGATCGACGCCGTCAAGCAGCGGCCGGAGAGCCGGGATAAGAAACCGGAGGAAGACCAGGGCAGCGACGGCGGAATCACCTGGATGTAA
- a CDS encoding DUF128 domain-containing protein, whose protein sequence is MSPPIRSERKYLEILRILAESHEPLGAKRLSEKMAERGFVLSDRAVQYYLQYLDEMGFTKKIGNRGRVLTEAGIAESESALVDERIGFIISRLEQLAFRSNFDPTAGTGSVAYNLSIVREEDLAGVTAAFDEVAAAGYGFLNTYRIVDADPRIPEGHTGIMTACSVTLDGVLQKMGIPARLEYAGRIAVDGGSAGFLDLIGYRGTSVDPLHLFISAGLTSINRLVTTRAGVALANVREVPAAAREQVEEAVGLMAEWGFIFPAENGIGEFNLPKHPYRLPIVAFSGMNMVGNAIEKGYAVRTEIGAGSVPFERIADVTSR, encoded by the coding sequence ATGAGCCCGCCGATACGCTCGGAGCGAAAATACCTTGAGATCCTGCGGATCCTTGCGGAATCGCACGAACCTCTGGGCGCGAAGAGGTTAAGCGAGAAGATGGCGGAGCGGGGTTTCGTCTTGAGCGACCGTGCGGTCCAGTACTACCTCCAGTACCTCGACGAGATGGGGTTTACGAAGAAGATCGGGAACCGGGGCCGCGTTCTCACCGAGGCGGGCATCGCCGAGAGCGAGAGCGCGCTCGTCGACGAGCGGATCGGCTTCATCATATCGAGGCTCGAGCAACTCGCATTCCGGAGCAACTTCGACCCGACGGCCGGCACGGGAAGCGTCGCCTACAACCTCTCCATCGTGCGCGAGGAAGACCTGGCAGGCGTCACGGCAGCCTTCGATGAGGTGGCCGCCGCAGGCTACGGGTTCCTGAACACCTACCGGATCGTCGATGCCGACCCTCGCATACCGGAAGGGCATACCGGGATCATGACCGCCTGCAGCGTCACGCTGGACGGCGTCCTCCAGAAGATGGGCATACCGGCGAGGCTTGAGTACGCGGGGAGGATTGCCGTCGACGGCGGTTCCGCCGGGTTCCTCGACCTTATCGGCTACCGGGGAACATCGGTCGACCCCCTCCACCTCTTCATATCCGCCGGACTCACATCGATCAACCGGTTGGTGACGACCCGGGCCGGCGTAGCGCTTGCAAACGTCCGCGAGGTGCCTGCGGCTGCGCGGGAACAAGTTGAGGAAGCCGTCGGCCTGATGGCAGAGTGGGGGTTCATATTCCCTGCCGAAAACGGCATCGGGGAGTTCAACCTCCCGAAACACCCCTATCGGCTCCCCATCGTCGCGTTTTCCGGCATGAACATGGTGGGGAACGCTATCGAGAAAGGCTACGCCGTCAGGACCGAGATCGGCGCCGGAAGCGTACCGTTTGAAAGAATAGCGGACGTTACATCCAGGTGA
- a CDS encoding dCTP deaminase yields the protein MILSSGEITRRREDGDLVIEPYHSASQQPASYDLRAAQEITLPRGACTLVPSIERVELPADLAATLRCRSSFARRGVLLGGGFVDPGFRGQLTLCLTNMGAEEIRLAEGERVVQMVLQEVRNGDRLYQGRYQDSSGAVHTR from the coding sequence ATGATCCTCTCATCCGGCGAAATCACTCGCAGGCGCGAGGACGGCGATCTCGTCATCGAGCCGTATCACAGCGCATCCCAGCAGCCCGCATCCTACGACCTCCGAGCGGCCCAAGAGATCACGCTCCCGCGCGGCGCGTGCACCCTCGTCCCCTCGATCGAGCGGGTGGAACTCCCCGCCGACCTCGCGGCAACCCTCCGGTGCCGCTCCTCGTTCGCCCGCCGCGGCGTCCTTCTCGGCGGCGGGTTCGTGGACCCGGGGTTTCGCGGCCAGTTGACGCTCTGCCTGACCAACATGGGTGCGGAGGAGATCCGGCTTGCGGAAGGAGAGCGGGTCGTGCAGATGGTCCTGCAGGAAGTGCGCAACGGTGACCGGCTGTATCAGGGCAGGTATCAGGACAGCAGCGGTGCGGTGCATACACGATGA